Proteins from a single region of bacterium:
- a CDS encoding prepilin-type N-terminal cleavage/methylation domain-containing protein — MKRGFTLVELAIVLIVIGLIIVIVLRGQGLVENARISRLTRDFQGIQAGFYSYYDRYGMYPGDDSTAGTRWPGEVSGNGNGYVDPSEAPYVWSH, encoded by the coding sequence ATGAAAAGGGGATTTACTTTGGTTGAGTTAGCGATAGTGTTAATCGTTATCGGCCTTATAATTGTTATAGTCTTAAGGGGACAGGGACTTGTGGAAAATGCCAGAATTTCAAGGCTAACGAGAGATTTCCAGGGAATTCAGGCAGGCTTTTATTCTTACTATGACAGGTACGGTATGTATCCCGGTGACGATTCTACTGCAGGAACGAGGTGGCCAGGAGAGGTAAGCGGTAATGGTAATGGTTACGTTGATCCATCAGAAGCACCTTATGTCTGGAGTCAC